DNA from Bacilli bacterium:
GAATCGAAAGATTTGCGGGACGCCCTGGTCAAATCGCCGAACATCGCCTCCGTTATTGCCGAAGGGGCGAAAGCGGACCTCGCGCTGGTCGGCATCGGCAACCCGTACGAATCGTCGACCATGGTGGAAATTGGTTATCTGGGCCAAAAAGAGTTGCTTGAGCTCAAAAAAGCGGGGGTGGTCGCCGACGTAAATTCCCGTTTCATCAAAAGCGACGGCAGTATTTCCGCCAGCGATATCAACAACAAAGTAATCGGCATTGAGCTTGAACAGTTGACACAAATCGGAAAAGTCGTCGGAATCGCCGTCGGGATGCACAAGCTGGAGAGCATCCTCGCCACGCTGAAAGGACATTATCTGGATGTGTTGATCACCGACGACAAGACGGCGGCCGCACTTGTGCAGCGAATGCGGTCGGAAGCATAAAAACGGCTCGGGTCGGATAGCCGGATATATGAATTAACCGCCTTGGCGACAAGGCGGTTTTTTGCGCCATCGTCCCCGTGAGCCCCCCTTGCCGCCGATGCGGCACCATCATGCGGCACCATCATGCGGCACCATCGGTTTATTTAAATGGGGGGACGCTGTCCCGCTAACGGACGTATATGCCGCTATTTTGGGCAAAAGCGCCCCTGTGAATTTTTAACGGTCGCAGTTGCCGTTATTTATCGAAATCCGGCTGCAAAAGCATGGAAAATGGGCAAATAGCCGCTGTGGCGTCCGTTAGCGTTTTAAAACGGAAAAAAACCGCAAAATAGCGTCAATAGCGTCCGTTAGTTCCCCAAGCCGCTGATGCAGCACAAATGAAAACACACCGCCTTTTTCCTCTACCGTGCGCACAGTCACCCAAAGCTTGCCGCTGAAAACCCGCGGTCGGTTTGCCGACTTGCGGCCTAGCTTGGAATCTCGTTCGACAATTTTGCCGTTATGCGCACCAGTGCGCCTTCTCCGGCTTTTTTCCTGGTAATCGGGCATGTAAACGACAAATAGCGTCTGCTGCGACCGCTAGCGCTGTGCTATTGCAACTATCAAAATTTCCGACGTGGCTGGACAGCGCCCGCAGATCAACGCTGGCTGGACAGCGCCCGCAGATCAACGCCGGCCGGACAGTGCCCGCAGATCAACATCTGCTGAACAGCGCCTGCAGATCAGCGTTGGACGGACAACGGCAGGCTGGTCAGCTTCGGCCGGGCAGCGCCGGCAAGTGTGCGGCAAAAAAACATAATGCTTTTTTGGCAAGCGTATATATCATTTGAGGCGCTTCTTGACAATCCAGGCTCGCCGGCAAACAAGGCCAAATCGCCCAGGCACGACAAGCACAGACCGCCCATTTGTCGTTCGTGTGATAAAAGTTACAGTTTATGCCTATTCGTCAAGGTTAAACTGATTCTATACTGCTTCTTCTAATTTTATGCTTCCGACTTGTCCGAAACTTGTCCGAAAAAAGGTATGAACATGCTAAGCGGAATCATTCTCGCCGGAGGGCGGGGCCGGAGAATGGGAAACAAGCGCAAAGCGCTGCTTAAAATTGCGGGGGAACCGCTAATCAGCCGGCAAATACGCCTGATGGCCCCCGTTTGTGCGGAAATACTCGTGGTCGTCGATGAACCGGCCGCATTTTCCGGCATTGTTCCGGCCGATATCCGGGTGCTCGGCGACGATGACAAATATCGCGGGCCGCTGTCCGGAATGGAGCGGGGCTTGCGGGAAGCGAAGGAGCGCATTGCCTGGGTTGTCGCCTGCGATCAGCCGTTTGTGTCAGTCGCGGCCGCGGAAACGTTGGCGCAAGCGTTGCAACTGTCGTCCGCCGATGCCGCCGTGGTCGCGCTGGACGGGACGCTTGAGCCGCTGCATGGATGCTACGACGCAGGCTGCGCAAAATTGGCGGCGGAGCAATTGGCGCAGGGCAACACGCGCGTTGTGGATTTTTTGCGGAATATCCGCACCGTGCGGCTGGATGAAACGGCATTTGCGAAAATTGCCGATCCCCGCTTGTTTTGTTTTGACATCGATACGCCTAAGCAGCTTGCCCAAGCGCGTAAATGGGCCAGCCGTTCGTAAGGGGGAAGGAAAGGATGAATGTGTTGGCACAGTCGGCCGATAGCGCCGCCAGGAAAATGCTGGTCGACCGGTTTAACCGGGTGCACGATTATTTGCGGATTTCCGTCACCGACCGCTGCAATTTGCGCTGTGTTTACTGCATGCCGCCGGAGGGGATGGAATTCGCGCCGGCAGAAAACATTTTAAGCGATCGCGAGATCGTAGAGGTCGTTCGGGTTGTCGCCGGCATGGGCGTGACCAAATTGCGTATAACGGGCGGGGAGCCGCTTGTGCGCAAAGGGCTTCCGGATCTGATCGCGAAACTCGCGGCGATACCCGGAATTGCCGATATCAGCATGACGACAAACGGCATTTATTTGGCCAAAAAAGCAAAAGCGCTGAAAGCGGCCGGACTAAACCGGGTCAACATCAGCCTCGATTCGCTAAAGCCGGAACGGTTTGCCAAAATCACGCGCGGCGGCGACCTGCAAAAAGTATTGGACGGCATCGAAGCGTGCCGCAAAGAAGGCATCGCGCCGATCAAATTGAACGTCGTGCTGATGAAAGGCGAGAATGACGATGAAATCGTCGATTTTCTGCGCATGACCCGGGAGCGCCCGGTGCACGTGCGTTTTATCGAATATATGCCGATCGGCCATCAGAATGACCATTGGCGAAAAGCGTATTTGCCGCTGACGGCGGTGCTGGATGCTTGCAGCCGATCCGGCATGCATGCTGAACGCGTGGAAAAAGGCCCGATTGGCAACGGCCCGGCGGAAGTATACCGGATCGCCGGGGCGGCCGGCACGTTCGGGCTGATCCATCCGGTCAGCGATCATTTTTGCGGCAGTTGCACAAGGCTCAGGCTTACCGCCGACGGAAATGTCAAACCCTGCCTGTACTGGAATGACGAATTCAACGTACGCAAACGGATCGGCGACGATGAGGCGGTGCGAAATTTGTTTTTACAAGCGATCGGCGCAAAGCCGTACAACCATGAGATGGCGAAGGCGCTGAACAACGAGAAGCAAAGCCATACGCCGACAGTGCGGCGGATGTCGCAGATTGGAGGTTGAGCGATGGTAATGGGCACGGTTGCCGGCTCCCGTTTTCGCCGTAAAGCGATTCAGCCGGAGGCGGCTTGGGAAAAAATCGCGGCGTGTGTCCAGCAATTGGAGACAATCGAAGTCGCGCTCGCGGAAGCGGAAGGCATGCACCTCGCCGAAAACGTGATCGCCCCGGCTCCGTTGCCGCATTTTGCCCGTTCGGGCATGGACGGTTTCGCCATCCGGTCCGCGGATATCCAAACGGCATCGAGTGAACATCCGGTATTGCTGGAAGTGATCGACAATATTCCGTGCGGCGCGGCGCCGAACAAAGCCGTTTTGCCCGGCACGGCGGCGCGCACGATGACCGGCGCGATGGTCCCCGACGGCGCGGATGCCGTTATCATGCTGGAAATGACGGAAGAACGAAACAAGGACGGAAAAGCTTATATCGCGGTGCGCCGTTCAATCGCCAAAGGCGATAACGTATCGCTTGCCGGCTCGGAAATCGCGCAAGGAGAATTGCTGATGGAGGCCGGAAGGCGCATCGGCGCCGGGGAAATCTCGCTGTTGGCCGCGTTTGGCTACTCCCGTGTGAAGGTGCATCGCCGCCCGGTCGTTGCGGTATTGTCCACCGGCACGGAATTATTGGAGGTTGCCGAACCGCTTGTCCCGGGGAAAATCCGCAACAGCAATGCGCCCATGCTGGCGGCATTGATTCGCGAGGAAGGCGGGGTTGCGCGCCTGGCGGGAAAAATTCCCGATGATTTGGCGCAGGCCAAACGCAAGCTGGCCGAACTGTTCGGACAAGCCGACCTGGTCATCACCACGGGCGGCGTTTCCGTCGGCGATTACGATATTATGACGGATTTGTTCAACGAGTGGTCTGGAACGATGCTGTTCAACAAAGTCGCCATGCGGCCGGGAAGCCCGACAACCGTCGGCGTGCTGCACAAGAAACTGCTGTTTGCGCTCTCCGGCAATCCCGGAGCGTGCCATGCCGGATTCAAACTGTTCGTGCTGCCCGCGCTGCGCGGCATGCAGGGACAAAAGCAACCGCAATTGCCGATTGTCGATGCGTATTTGGCGGCGGACTATCCGAAAGTGAACGGCTTTCGCCGCTATTTGCGGGGGCGTTTTCAGTATCAAAACGGCCAAATTTTCGTCGTCCCGATCGGTTCCGACAAATCGAGCGTGATGGTGTCCATCAAAGACGCGGAATGTCTGATCATGATTCCTCCCGGCGGAACCGGCATGCGCGCGGGCGATCCGGTGCAAGCGATTATGTTATAGGGAGTTGAAAGCCGCAAATGACAGTCATGCAAATTATCGGTTATGCCAATTCCGGAAAAACGACGCTGTTATGCCGGCTGATCGAACGGCTCGTATCCGCGGGATGCCACGTCGGGACGGTCAAACATGACGCGCATTGCCGCGAATTCGACGTCCCCGGCAAGGACAGCTGGCGCCATCGCAAGTCCGGAGCGAAAAAAACCGCTTTTGTTTCCGCTGCCGGAACCGCTTATTTTGAAGAAGGCGAAGCGGCCCTTGCGGAAATTATCAACCGTATGCAGGATGTCGATATTGTGCTGGTCGAGGGATTTAAAGCCGCCCCGTACCGCAAAATCGCCGTTCTGCGCAATCCCGGGGACGAACGCATCTTGCATGCCGCGGATAACGTGGTCGCCGCCGCCGTCTGGGCGAACAACGGCCAATGGGACGGGCTTGGCGTTGATACGATGTTCGACATTGATGCGATAGAAGAAATGGCTGATTATATCGCCCAAACGGCGCTCAGGAGGGAAGCTCCATGATCCGGGTGCTCCTTTTTGCCGCGCTGGCAGAGGCGGCCAACGCTGCGCGGGTTGCGCTGCCGCTCGAAAACGGCGTGACCATAGGCCATGTAAGAGCCGCGTTGGCGGATTTGCATCCGGAAATCGCCGACAAGCTCGCATGTTGTATAGCGGCGGTCAACCAAACTTATTGCCCGGACGAAACAATCGTTACGGCTGCGGATGAAATTGCCTTTATTCCGCCCGTAAGCGGAGGTTAAACGGCATTGAATCCATGCGATCCGGAAAAATTACCCAAATATTCCCGGCAAACTTTGTTTGCGCCGATCGGACTTCAGGGCCAGACAAAATTGGCGCAGGCCAAAGCGGCAGTGGTCGGTGTCGGGGCGCTCGGCACCGCTTTGGCAAATTATTTGGTCAGGGCGGGCGTCGGCTATGTCCGGTTGATCGACCGGGATGTGGTGGAAGAAAGCAACCTGAACCGCCAACTGTTGTTTGGCGAAGACGATGCATCCTGCTCGCGCCCGAAGGCGGAAGCGGCGGCGCACGCGCTTAGGCGCGTCAATTCAGCCGTCCAAATCGAGCCCGTGACGGAGGATTTGCATGCGTTCAACGCCGCCCGATTGTTGGCGGATATGGATATCATCCTGGACGGGACGGACAATTTTTCCACCCGTTATTTGCTGAACGACGTCTCGCTGAAATTCGGCATCCCCTGGGTTTACGGCGGCGCGGTGGGGGCGCGATCTGTTTCCATTTCTTTCGTGCCCCGATCCACGCCGTGCTTCCGCTGTCTATACCCCGCGATGCCCGGCAATGGCGTTCTGGAGACATGCGACACCGCTGGCGTGATCGGGCCTGCCGCGGGATTAACGGCGTCTGTGCAAGCTGCGGAAGCGCTGAAAATACTCGTTGGCGACAGCAAGCGTCTGCGCCCGTCGCTCATTTTTATCGATTTGTGGAGCAATGAATTTCGCCATATCGACGTGAGCGGGGCAAAACGCAAAGACTGCCCGGCATGCGCGGAGAAAAACTACGAATTTCTGGATGCGCAGGCGAAGAGCGACCTGTTTCAGCGGCTATGCGGCCGGAACGCGGTGCAAGTTTTTCCCGCCGGCGCGGTCAGACTTGATCTAAAAAGCTGGGCGGATCGCCTCGCGCATACGGGCAAGGTAAAATTGCAGCGATACATGGCGCAATTGCAAACAGACGACGGCTTGCGGCTCTTGCTTTTTTCCGATGGCCGGGCGATCGTGGAGGGAACGGAGGACATCGAACAGGCCAGGGCGATTTATCGCAAATATGTCGGTACATAAGAAAGGTTGATCGGCATGGCAAAACAACCGGAACTGACCCATTTGAATGCGCAAGGCAGGGCGAAAATGGTCGACGTCTCCGCCAAAAAAAGCTCGCTGCGCACGGCAAAAGCGAAAACGACAGTCGGCATGCGGCCGCAAACGTTGCTAACGATCAAGCGCGGCGGTTTTGCCAAAGGCGATGTGCTTTCGGTTGCGCAAATTGCCGGAATCATGGCGGCAAAAAAAACGGGAGAGTGGATCCCGATGTGTCATCCGCTCGGCATTGACGGGGCCGATATTGCTTTTTCCGATAACGGCCATGACGAATTGTACATCGAAGCGACGGTCAAAACGACTGCCAAAACAGGCGTTGAAATGGAGGCTTTGACCGCTGTTTCCTGTGCGGCGCTGACCGTATACGACATGTGCAAGGCGGTCGACAAAACGATGGCGATCGGGCCTACCGTGCTCTTGCAAAAAACAGGCGGCACAAGCGGTGATTTTATTCGTGATGGGGAGCATTCCGGATGAAATGGCAAACGGCGATTTTAACGGTCAGCGACAAAGGCTATAATGGAGAAAGAAAGGACATGAGCGGGCAAGTGATCCGCGAACTGGCGGAAAAATATCTGCCATGTGAAATTGTCGACTATCGGATCGTCCCCGATGAGATGGCGCTCATTTCAGCGGCTCTTGCGGACATGAGCGCAGCCGGCGCGGACCTCATTTTCACCACGGGAGGGACGGGAATCGGTCCGCGCGATGTTACCCCGGAGGCGACCAGGCAGGTGATTGAGAAAGAGATTCCCGGTCTTGCCGAATTGATGCGCATGGAGTCGCTGGCGAAAACAAAAAGAGCGGCGCTATCCCGCGGGATTTGCGGCACGCGGGGCAAAACGCTGATCATCAACTTGCCGGGTGGCCCCGCGGCGGTTCGGGAAAATATGACGGCCGTTCTCGAACTGCTGCCGCACGCGCTGCAAGTTTTGACCGGGAGCGTAAAGGAGCATGCCCATGAAGGCTGAACGCTGCGCGATCACATTCGGGCCGATTGATATTGCCGCGGTTGTCGGCAAAACCGCTTCTCCGCTGCATGGAGCCACTTGTCTGTTTATCGGGACGACGCGCAGCGTAACC
Protein-coding regions in this window:
- a CDS encoding molybdenum cofactor guanylyltransferase, which produces MLSGIILAGGRGRRMGNKRKALLKIAGEPLISRQIRLMAPVCAEILVVVDEPAAFSGIVPADIRVLGDDDKYRGPLSGMERGLREAKERIAWVVACDQPFVSVAAAETLAQALQLSSADAAVVALDGTLEPLHGCYDAGCAKLAAEQLAQGNTRVVDFLRNIRTVRLDETAFAKIADPRLFCFDIDTPKQLAQARKWASRS
- the moaA gene encoding GTP 3',8-cyclase MoaA, with translation MNVLAQSADSAARKMLVDRFNRVHDYLRISVTDRCNLRCVYCMPPEGMEFAPAENILSDREIVEVVRVVAGMGVTKLRITGGEPLVRKGLPDLIAKLAAIPGIADISMTTNGIYLAKKAKALKAAGLNRVNISLDSLKPERFAKITRGGDLQKVLDGIEACRKEGIAPIKLNVVLMKGENDDEIVDFLRMTRERPVHVRFIEYMPIGHQNDHWRKAYLPLTAVLDACSRSGMHAERVEKGPIGNGPAEVYRIAGAAGTFGLIHPVSDHFCGSCTRLRLTADGNVKPCLYWNDEFNVRKRIGDDEAVRNLFLQAIGAKPYNHEMAKALNNEKQSHTPTVRRMSQIGG
- the glp gene encoding gephyrin-like molybdotransferase Glp — protein: MVMGTVAGSRFRRKAIQPEAAWEKIAACVQQLETIEVALAEAEGMHLAENVIAPAPLPHFARSGMDGFAIRSADIQTASSEHPVLLEVIDNIPCGAAPNKAVLPGTAARTMTGAMVPDGADAVIMLEMTEERNKDGKAYIAVRRSIAKGDNVSLAGSEIAQGELLMEAGRRIGAGEISLLAAFGYSRVKVHRRPVVAVLSTGTELLEVAEPLVPGKIRNSNAPMLAALIREEGGVARLAGKIPDDLAQAKRKLAELFGQADLVITTGGVSVGDYDIMTDLFNEWSGTMLFNKVAMRPGSPTTVGVLHKKLLFALSGNPGACHAGFKLFVLPALRGMQGQKQPQLPIVDAYLAADYPKVNGFRRYLRGRFQYQNGQIFVVPIGSDKSSVMVSIKDAECLIMIPPGGTGMRAGDPVQAIML
- the mobB gene encoding molybdopterin-guanine dinucleotide biosynthesis protein B, translating into MTVMQIIGYANSGKTTLLCRLIERLVSAGCHVGTVKHDAHCREFDVPGKDSWRHRKSGAKKTAFVSAAGTAYFEEGEAALAEIINRMQDVDIVLVEGFKAAPYRKIAVLRNPGDERILHAADNVVAAAVWANNGQWDGLGVDTMFDIDAIEEMADYIAQTALRREAP
- the moaD gene encoding molybdopterin converting factor subunit 1, whose amino-acid sequence is MIRVLLFAALAEAANAARVALPLENGVTIGHVRAALADLHPEIADKLACCIAAVNQTYCPDETIVTAADEIAFIPPVSGG
- a CDS encoding ThiF family adenylyltransferase, with amino-acid sequence MNPCDPEKLPKYSRQTLFAPIGLQGQTKLAQAKAAVVGVGALGTALANYLVRAGVGYVRLIDRDVVEESNLNRQLLFGEDDASCSRPKAEAAAHALRRVNSAVQIEPVTEDLHAFNAARLLADMDIILDGTDNFSTRYLLNDVSLKFGIPWVYGGAVGARSVSISFVPRSTPCFRCLYPAMPGNGVLETCDTAGVIGPAAGLTASVQAAEALKILVGDSKRLRPSLIFIDLWSNEFRHIDVSGAKRKDCPACAEKNYEFLDAQAKSDLFQRLCGRNAVQVFPAGAVRLDLKSWADRLAHTGKVKLQRYMAQLQTDDGLRLLLFSDGRAIVEGTEDIEQARAIYRKYVGT
- the moaC gene encoding cyclic pyranopterin monophosphate synthase MoaC translates to MAKQPELTHLNAQGRAKMVDVSAKKSSLRTAKAKTTVGMRPQTLLTIKRGGFAKGDVLSVAQIAGIMAAKKTGEWIPMCHPLGIDGADIAFSDNGHDELYIEATVKTTAKTGVEMEALTAVSCAALTVYDMCKAVDKTMAIGPTVLLQKTGGTSGDFIRDGEHSG
- a CDS encoding MogA/MoaB family molybdenum cofactor biosynthesis protein codes for the protein MKWQTAILTVSDKGYNGERKDMSGQVIRELAEKYLPCEIVDYRIVPDEMALISAALADMSAAGADLIFTTGGTGIGPRDVTPEATRQVIEKEIPGLAELMRMESLAKTKRAALSRGICGTRGKTLIINLPGGPAAVRENMTAVLELLPHALQVLTGSVKEHAHEG